Proteins co-encoded in one Cricetulus griseus strain 17A/GY chromosome 1 unlocalized genomic scaffold, alternate assembly CriGri-PICRH-1.0 chr1_1, whole genome shotgun sequence genomic window:
- the Nefm gene encoding neurofilament medium polypeptide — MSYTLDSLGNPSAYRRVTETRSSFSRVSGSPSSGFRSQSWSRGSPSTVSSSYKRSALAPRLAYSSAMLSSAESSLDFSQSSSLLNGGSGGDYKLSRSNEKEQLQGLNDRFAGYIEKVHYLEQQNKEIEAEIQALRQKQVSHAQLGDAYDQEIRELRATLEMVNHEKAQVQLDSDHLEEDIHRLKERFEEEARLRDDTEAAIRALRKDIEESSMVKVELDKKVQSLQDEVAFLRSNHEEEVADLLAQIQASHITVERKDYLKTDISTALKEIRSQLECHSDQNMHQAEEWFKCRYAKLTEAAEQNKEAIRSAKEEIAEYRRQLQSKSIELESVRGTKESLERQLSDIEERHNHDLSSYQDTIQQLENELRGTKWEMARHLREYQDLLNVKMALDIEIAAYRKLLEGEETRFSTFSGSITGPLYTHRQPSVTISSKIQKTKVEAPKLKVQHKFVEEIIEETKVEDEKSEMEDTLTAIAEELAASAKEEKEEEAEEKEEDQEAEKSPVKSPEAKEEEEEEKEEEEGQEEEEEEDEGAKSDQAEEGGSEKEGSSEKDEGEQEEEGETEAEGEGEEVEAKEEKKTEEKAEEVAAKEEIKVEKPEKAKSPVPKSPVEEVKPKPETKAEKGEQKEEEKVKEEKKEVIKETPKEEKVEKKEEKPKDVPEKKAESPVKEKAVEEVITITKSVKVSLEKDTKEDKPQPQEKVTEKEKAEEEGGSEEEESDRSPQESKKEDIAINGEVEGKEEEQETQEKGSGREEEKGVVTNGLDVSPADEKKGDDKVVVTKTVEKITSEGGDGATKYITKSVTVTQKVEEHEETFEEKLVSTKKVEKVTSHAIVKEVTQGD; from the exons ATGAGCTACACGCTGGACTCGCTGGGCAACCCGTCCGCCTACCGGCGGGTCACCGAGACCCGCTCCAGTTTCAGCCGCGTGAGCGGGTCCCCGTCCAGCGGCTTCCGCTCGCAGTCCTGGTCCCGCGGCTCGCCCAGCACCGTGTCCTCCTCCTACAAGCGCAGCGCGCTCGCCCCGCGCCTCGCCTATAGCTCGGCCATGCTCAGCTCGGCCGAGAGCAGCCTCGACTTCAGCCAGTCCTCCTCGCTACTCAACGGCGGCTCGGGCGGCGACTACAAGCTGTCCCGTTCCAACGAGAAAGAGCAGCTTCAGGGGCTGAACGACCGCTTTGCCGGCTACATAGAGAAAGTGCACTACTTGGAACAGCAGAACAAGGAGATCGAGGCGGAGATCCAGGCGCTGCGGCAGAAGCAGGTCTCGCACGCCCAGCTGGGTGACGCTTACGACCAGGAGATCCGAGAGCTGCGCGCCACGCTCGAGATGGTGAACCACGAGAAGGCTCAGGTGCAGCTGGACTCGGACCACCTGGAGGAAGACATCCACCGGCTCAAGGAGCGCTTCGAGGAGGAGGCGAGGCTGCGCGATGACACCGAGGCTGCCATCCGCGCGCTGCGCAAAGACATCGAGGAGTCGTCCATGGTAAAGGTGGAGCTGGACAAGAAGGTTCAGTCTCTGCAGGATGAGGTGGCCTTCCTGCGGAGCAATCACGAAGAGGAGGTGGCCGACCTGCTGGCTCAGATCCAGGCGTCGCACATCACGGTAGAGCGCAAAGACTACCTGAAGACAGATATCTCCACCGCCCTGAAGGAGATCCGCTCCCAGCTCGAGTGTCACTCAGACCAGAACATGCACCAGGCCGAAGAATGGTTCAAATGCCGCTACGCCAAGCTCACCGAGGCGGCCGAGCAGAACAAGGAGGCCATCCGCTCCGCCAAGGAAGAGATCGCCGAGTACCGGCGCCAGCTGCAGTCCAAGAGCATCGAGCTCGAGTCGGTGCGTGGCACCAAGGAGTCCCTGGAGCGGCAGCTCAGCGACATCGAGGAGCGCCACAACCACGACCTCAGCAGCTACCAG GACACCATCCAGCAGTTGGAAAATGAGCTTCGGGGAACAAAGTGGGAAATGGCTCGTCATTTGAGAGAATACCAGGATCTCCTCAACGTCAAAATGGCCCTGGACATCGAGATAGCCGCATACAG GAAACTCCTGGAAGGTGAAGAGACCAGATTTAGCACATTTTCAGGAAGCATCACCGGGCCTCTGTACACACACCGACAGCCCTCAGTCACAATATCCAGTAAGATTCAGAAGACCAAAGTCGAGGCTCCCAAGCTCAAGGTCCAACACAAATTTGTGGAGGAGATAATCGAGGAAACAAAAGTAGAAGATGAGAAGTCAGAAATGGAAGACACCCTCACAGCTATCGCAGAGGAGTTGGCAGCCTCCgccaaagaggaaaaggaagaagaggcagaggaaaaggaagaggaccaGGAAGCCGAAAAGTCTCCTGTGAAGTCTCCTGAGgctaaggaagaggaggaagaggaaaaggaggaagaagaaggccaggaggaagaagaagaggaagatgaaggtGCCAAGTCAGACCAGGCAGAAGAAGGAGGATCTGAGAAGGAAGGCTCCAGTGAAAAGGACGAAGGTgagcaggaagaagaaggagaaactgaggcagaaggtgAAGGAGAGGAAGTAGAAGctaaggaggaaaagaaaactgaagaaaaggctgaagaggtggctgcCAAGGAGGAAATCAAGGTGGAGAAGCCAGAGAAAGCCAAGTCCCCTGTGCCAAAATCACCAGTGGAAGAGGTAAAGccaaaaccagaaaccaaagcagaaaaaggtgagcagaaggaggaagagaaagttaaggaagaaaagaaggaagtcatcAAGGAAACACCCAAGGAAGAGAAggtggagaaaaaggaggagaagccAAAAGATGTGCCAGAGAAGAAAGCTGAGTCCCCGGTAAAGGAAAAAGCTGTGGAGGAGGTGATCACCATCACCAAGTCGGTAAAGGTGAGCCTGGAGAAAGACACCAAAGAGGACAAGCCTCAGCCGCAGGAGAAAGTGACggagaaggagaaggcagaggaggaggggggcagtgaggaggaagagagtgatcgCAGTCCACAGGAATCCAAGAAGGAAGACATAGCTATCAATGGGGAggtggaaggaaaagaggaggagcaggaaacCCAGGAAAAGGGCAGTGGgcgggaagaggagaaaggggtggTCACTAACGGGTTAGATGTGAGCCCAGCGGATGAAAAGAAAGGGGATGACAAAGTGGTGGTGACCAAGACGGTAGAAAAAATCACCAGCGAGGGGGGCGATGGTGCTACCAAATACATCACCAAATCTGTAACCGTCACTCAAAAGGTCGAAGAGCATGAGGAGACCTTTGAGGAGAAACTAGTGTCAACTAAAAAGGTAGAAAAAGTCACTTCACACGCCATAGTCAAGGAAGTCACCCAGGGCGACTAA